A stretch of Aedes aegypti strain LVP_AGWG chromosome 2, AaegL5.0 Primary Assembly, whole genome shotgun sequence DNA encodes these proteins:
- the LOC5570540 gene encoding inner nuclear membrane protein Man1 has protein sequence MSSRMDNLDLLTDDELRHRLIQYGFQNLPITSNTRKLLIKKLRNHMENEKGKLRRETSFATRYSSGEESDGDKRSAKSGRRSTAAGAGASSSGTRSTMPPPAARPASRRNTTTISTTSSSPLRNNNNNSSSSASHNKSISPGSNRSSVYISPVIINDSEEEDYSGGLRTTSRVFGNQSPSVSTLFRRTTTAGAYSTPTRPSIAAPVSPLSTGPHPTATGYRATIGSATNAGLDLNSSTNSNGSASDFSEYTKRLLQLRGETVSHENYNNAIGNAIGSGISGAAAGGPSSSGGGSNLSLNHSGAPISGNHFRSRYSSYANRYGIGNHSGGDVSGISSANNNSGTFNENDIVTHAQPDPEPPQIPLRVAMGNLLSKLDEHYGFKQTFIPCALLCLFIAFLVFVAFMYMTISTDIASTLSSIDTRYDLCDGTIKDTNKCIAQSELESALDLLKIVGSELKSRVEHSKCVDSSVSYWMSANEVLKLAKEHSPNILIPQLTKHLHAMEYLIDRNPQWRINHCDQDGKEIDFIEVLRRRPTKSNYFAILKPKLPFTCMLYNKFHTFFVIIGVLGLVGIITYLVNYFLKFVLYVKQKRKNQVNVLISEIIQAVSQAANDPSDEGGVVIVNHLRDRLITPDNRKKLEWAWVEALQFLEQNESRIQFEVGNRGGEDFKMMRWIDTAPPPSTGRSVPGGAKKWQSPAFDNTNKIPDPPTPCLKIRQMFDKYEVNDPNLKTIVQDAILEKVGVRCKIYDIQLDRSTCCVYVRCATAKDAGIVHDEINGWWFDNRLVSIKFLRLERYLARFPRSSAGPVCLKPSNRNNSSMSQQQPAERPSTNPLERDDDEEEEEEEDDLELEQEPEC, from the exons ATGAGCAGCCGGATGGACAATCTGGACCTGCTGACGGACGACGAGCTGCGGCATCGTCTGATTCAGTACGGCTTCCAGAATCTGCCCATAACCAGCAACACTCGGAAGCTGTTGATCAAAAAGCTACGCAATCACATGGAAAACGAGAAGGGCAAACTGAGACGGGAGACGAGCTTTGCGACGCGATATTCCTCCGGGGAGGAATCCGATGGAGATAAGCGTTCGGCGAAAAGTGGACGGAGATCGACTGCGGCGGGGGCGGGGGCCAGTAGTAGTGGTACGCGGTCTACGATGCCACCTCCCGCGGCGAGACCTGCCAGCAGACGGAACACCACTACCATATCAACCACCAGCAGCAGTCCGCTGAGGAATAATAACAACAACAGCAGTAGCAGCGCCAGTCATAACAAATCAATTTCTCCTGGGTCCAATCGGAGTTCGGTGTACATTTCGCCGGTGATTATCAACGACAGCGAGGAGGAGGACTACTCCGGCGGGCTGCGGACAACGAGTCGCGTTTTCG GCAACCAATCCCCTTCGGTTAGCACACTATTCCGACGCACCACCACGGCTGGCGCCTATTCGACACCCACCCGGCCATCCATAGCGGCACCGGTGTCTCCTTTATCCACCGGACCGCACCCCACTGCCACTGGTTACCGAGCGACCATTGGTTCCGCTACCAATGCCGGGCTCGACCTGAACAGCTCGACCAATTCCAACGGCAGTGCGTCGGATTTCAGTGAGTATACCAAACGGTTACTGCAGCTGCGAGGCGAGACGGTATCGCACGAGAACTACAACAACGCCATCGGAAATGCCATAGGAAGTGGAATTAGTGGAGCCGCTGCTGGTGGTCCTAGTTCCTCCGGCGGGGGAAGTAATCTCAGCTTAAATCACAGTGGAGCTCCGATCAGTGGCAATCACTTCCGCAGTCGATACAGCAGCTATGCCAACCGATATGGCATTGGGAATCACAGTGGAGGAGACGTTAGTGGGATCAGCAGCGCCAACAACAACAGCGGGACATTCAACGAGAACGACATCGTGACCCATGCTCAACCGGATCCGGAACCGCCGCAGATACCACTGCGAGTAGCGATGGGAAATCTGCTTTCGAAGCTGGACGAACACTACGGCTTCAAGCAGACGTTTATTCCGTGCGCGCTGCTGTGCCTGTTCATTGCCTTCCTGGTGTTTGTGGCCTTCATGTATATGACCATCAGTACGGACATTGCCAGCACGCTCAGTTCCATCGATACGAG gtATGATCTATGCGACGGCACGATAAAAGACACAAACAAATGCATTGCCCAGTCAGAGCTTGAATCGGCACTGGATCTGCTGAAGATCGTCGGAAGCGAACTGAAAAGCCGAGTGGAACACAGCAAGTGCGTCGATTCCAGCGTGTCGTACTGGATGAGCGCCAACGAGGTTCTGAAACTGGCCAAGGAACACAGCCCCAACATATTGATTCCGCAGCTGACCAAACATTTGCACGCGATGGAGTACTTGATCGATCGGAATCCCCAGTGGAGGATAAACCATTGCGATCAGGACGGCAAGGAGATAGATTTCATAGAAGTGCTCCGCAGGCGGCCAACCAAGAGTAACTACTTTGCCATACTGAAACCGAAGCTACCGTTCACCTGCATGTTGTACAACAAGTTCCACACGTTCTTCGTGATCATCGGCGTTCTGGGACTGGTTGGAATAATCACATATCTGGTCAACTACTTCCTCAAGTTTGTGCTCTACGTCAAGCAGAAGCGTAAAAATCAGGTCAACGTATTGATAAGCGAGATCATTCAAGCGGTCAGTCAAGCCGCAAATGATCCCTCGGATGAGGGTGGAGTGGTAATCGTTAATCATCTGCGCGATCGACTGATCACACCGGATAATCGAAAGAAACTAGAATGGGCATGGGTTGAGGCGTTACAATTCCTTGAACAAAACGAAAGCCGAATCCAGTTCGAAGTGGGGAACCGCGGAGGGGAAGACTTTAAAATGATGCGCTGGATCGATACGGCACCACCACCATCAACTGGCCGGTCCGTTCCGGGTGGTGCCAAGAAGTGGCAAAGTCCAGCATTCGACAACACCAACAAAATTCCCGACCCGCCAACGCCTTGCCTCAAGATTCGCCAAATGTTCGACAAGTACGAGGTGAATGATCCCAACCTGAAAACCATTGTCCAGGACGCCATTCTGGAGAAGGTCGGCGTGCGGTGCAAAATCTACGACATCCAGTTAGACCGAAGCACCTGTTGCGTGTACGTTCGCTGTGCCACGGCCAAAGATGCTGGAATCGTGCACGACGAAATCAACGGATGGTGGTTCGACAATCGATTAGTTTCGATCAAATTCCTTCGACTGGAACGCTACCTGGCACGGTTTCCCAGGTCGTCTGCTGGCCCGGTTTGCCTAAAGCCATCGAATCGTAACAACAGCTCAATGTCACAGCAGCAGCCCGCAGAACGACCATCGACGAATCCGCTGGAACGGGACGACGACGAGGAGGAGGAAGAGGAAGAGGACGATCTGGAGCTCGAACAGGAACCCGAGTGCTAA